One region of Micromonospora ureilytica genomic DNA includes:
- a CDS encoding DUF998 domain-containing protein, giving the protein MTSVVETPLRRTRFLLGCGTVAGLLFPVLSFGQAFTRSGFELRRHAVSSLTLGDLGWLQVIAFAGTGVLAVAFAVGLWQALRPGRAGTVVPVLVGVYGVAMVGGGIFVPDPALGWPPGAPAGLPEQASTGSILHTVCGAAAFLSLIAAGLLLARRFAGQGDRNWALYSATSGAVAFVLTALPWSEGSASIRFAVGAVLISGWLVALSWRARDEVA; this is encoded by the coding sequence ATGACGTCCGTCGTCGAGACACCGCTGCGCCGAACCCGTTTCCTGCTGGGCTGCGGCACGGTCGCCGGCCTTCTCTTCCCCGTCCTGTCGTTCGGGCAGGCGTTCACCCGGTCCGGATTCGAGCTGCGCCGGCACGCGGTCAGCTCACTCACCCTCGGCGACCTCGGCTGGTTGCAGGTCATCGCGTTCGCGGGCACCGGCGTGCTGGCCGTCGCCTTCGCGGTGGGCCTGTGGCAGGCGCTTCGACCGGGACGGGCCGGCACTGTGGTGCCGGTGCTGGTCGGCGTGTACGGGGTGGCGATGGTCGGCGGCGGGATCTTCGTGCCCGACCCGGCGCTCGGCTGGCCACCCGGCGCCCCGGCGGGGCTGCCCGAGCAGGCCAGCACCGGCAGCATCCTGCACACGGTGTGCGGCGCGGCGGCGTTCCTGTCACTGATCGCGGCCGGCCTGCTGCTCGCTCGACGGTTCGCCGGCCAGGGGGACCGCAACTGGGCGCTCTACAGCGCCACCAGCGGTGCCGTCGCGTTCGTGCTCACCGCCCTGCCATGGAGCGAGGGGAGTGCGAGCATCCGCTTCGCCGTCGGAGCGGTGCTCATCTCGGGGTGGCTCGTCGCGCTCTCCTGGCGGGCGCGCGACGAGGTGGCCTGA
- a CDS encoding S8 family peptidase, translating into MLRKTRWLLAVAVTATTLTALPGGAATAGPNGIGKTGSPAAVADGKTHTVTLLTGDVVTVRDTGSGCPQATVRPADENAVISQSCGPDGHLHVIPARVASQIGPVLDPDLFDVTTLIADGYDDDNSAELPLIVQPATASARVAALGDVLSLPSIGAVAGRVPKKSPATAKLATNSLLAGAKKVWLDRKVRATALTGGGRPAGLDRNLGQIAAPDAWKAGYTGKGVRVAVLDTGADFTHPDLVGRVAERADFTVEGGDAVDHNGHGTHVASTIAGTGAAAHGQRRGVAPDAKLVIGKVLDDNGYGDDSGIIAAMEWAATRADVINMSLGGSDPDDGTDPLSLAVDGLSKSTGALFVIAAGNSGAAISSPGSAASALTVGAVDRNDELADFSSRGPLVTSNVAKPEVVAPGVDIVAARAAGTNLQDPIDRYYEAISGTSMASPHVAGAAALLAQRHPDWTGERLKAALVGAADPLAGIDPYAVGAGRLNAARALGGPTSDQPVVNLGTFAYPQSGTSETKLSWTGESTAVLDLHVSIVNHDGQPVPRGAASLSTSRLTLKHGSTAAATLRINRAALAARPGFYLATVTARTGRTLVSTTPVSFYVEQPSHDLTIQTKPLPGLKDGAESWINLMVTNLTDPLIYYGGAGGTPGDTFTLRVPAGRYAILGSSVAYYVDSDVLETTLAAEADLDVRGARSVTLDPARARPVTATVDGVPTTPTRTDFTNVQTAANGLSWWHQISGYGTKTTVRTTALAKPTVGSRRTWAAVNLDSPAGTAKPYRYNLVHEYAGGVPADPAFRVNKAEQAKLARIDERFHQTDSPEMFTQLIRTGTTRDGVWVTQTHEGNLPPYRTDYLSPDILWADQGGYGGLAADEAPRSYRPGSRQSKIWARQPLHSDWYDDPAGADWSCATAPSRTRGNLHLDLVSLTDQHQRADCLQGEAIGVKRKLSLYRNGKLVDERSGPFGDFTVPQSMADYRVTLDVDTSLILPISTKVNTSWTFRSAGPDGTGSVPLPLLAVDYALPMDHDNHPVDGTAELAVRQAHGVKTQKVTSFQVWTSTDDGATWKSARVTGSGDSYRVALPKATSGQAVSLRVKAAANGGSGIDQTIIRAYHAG; encoded by the coding sequence ATGCTCAGGAAAACGCGGTGGCTGTTGGCCGTCGCCGTCACGGCCACGACACTGACCGCCCTACCGGGCGGCGCTGCCACGGCCGGCCCCAACGGCATCGGTAAGACCGGCTCACCCGCAGCCGTGGCCGACGGGAAGACGCACACCGTCACCCTGCTCACCGGGGACGTGGTGACCGTACGGGACACCGGATCGGGGTGCCCACAGGCCACTGTGCGACCGGCCGACGAGAACGCGGTGATCAGCCAAAGCTGTGGCCCCGACGGTCACCTGCACGTCATCCCCGCCCGCGTCGCGTCCCAGATCGGCCCGGTCCTGGACCCCGACCTGTTCGACGTCACCACGCTGATCGCCGACGGCTACGACGACGACAACTCCGCCGAGCTGCCGCTCATCGTGCAGCCGGCCACCGCGTCCGCCCGGGTGGCCGCGCTCGGTGACGTGCTGTCGCTGCCCAGCATCGGTGCGGTCGCCGGCCGCGTACCCAAGAAGAGCCCGGCCACCGCGAAGCTCGCCACCAACTCGTTGCTCGCCGGTGCGAAGAAGGTCTGGCTCGACCGCAAGGTCCGGGCCACCGCCCTGACCGGCGGTGGGCGACCCGCCGGCCTGGACCGCAACCTCGGCCAGATCGCCGCGCCGGACGCCTGGAAGGCCGGCTACACCGGCAAGGGCGTCCGGGTCGCGGTGCTCGACACCGGCGCCGACTTCACCCACCCGGACCTGGTCGGCCGGGTCGCCGAGCGGGCCGACTTCACCGTCGAGGGCGGCGACGCCGTCGACCACAACGGCCACGGTACGCACGTCGCCTCGACCATCGCCGGCACCGGCGCGGCCGCCCACGGTCAGCGTCGCGGCGTGGCGCCGGACGCCAAGCTGGTGATCGGCAAGGTCCTCGACGACAACGGCTACGGCGACGACTCCGGCATCATCGCCGCCATGGAGTGGGCCGCCACCCGGGCCGACGTCATCAACATGAGCCTCGGTGGCAGCGACCCGGACGACGGCACCGACCCGCTGTCGCTCGCCGTCGACGGGCTGAGCAAGTCCACCGGCGCGCTGTTCGTCATCGCCGCCGGCAACAGCGGCGCCGCCATCTCCTCACCGGGCTCGGCCGCCAGCGCGTTGACCGTCGGCGCTGTCGACCGGAACGACGAGCTCGCCGACTTCTCCAGCCGTGGGCCGCTGGTCACCAGCAACGTGGCCAAGCCGGAGGTGGTCGCCCCCGGTGTCGACATCGTCGCCGCTCGGGCCGCCGGCACCAACCTCCAGGACCCGATCGACAGGTACTACGAGGCGATCAGCGGCACCTCGATGGCCAGCCCGCACGTGGCGGGCGCCGCCGCGCTGCTCGCCCAGCGCCACCCGGACTGGACCGGTGAGCGGCTCAAGGCCGCCCTCGTCGGCGCCGCCGACCCGCTCGCCGGCATCGACCCGTACGCCGTCGGCGCCGGCCGGCTCAACGCGGCCCGGGCCCTCGGCGGCCCGACCAGCGACCAGCCGGTGGTCAACCTCGGCACCTTCGCCTACCCGCAGTCCGGGACCAGCGAGACGAAGCTGAGCTGGACCGGTGAGTCGACGGCAGTTCTCGACCTCCACGTGTCGATCGTCAACCACGACGGCCAGCCGGTGCCGCGCGGCGCGGCGTCGCTCTCGACGAGCCGACTGACGCTCAAGCACGGCAGCACCGCCGCGGCGACCCTCCGGATCAACCGTGCCGCGCTGGCCGCCCGACCGGGCTTCTACCTGGCCACCGTCACCGCCCGCACCGGCCGCACGCTGGTCTCGACGACGCCGGTGAGCTTCTACGTCGAGCAGCCCAGCCACGATCTGACGATTCAGACGAAGCCACTGCCGGGCCTGAAGGACGGCGCGGAGAGCTGGATCAACCTGATGGTCACCAACCTCACCGACCCGCTGATCTACTACGGCGGTGCGGGCGGTACGCCCGGTGACACCTTCACGCTGCGGGTGCCGGCCGGTCGATACGCGATCCTCGGCTCCTCCGTCGCCTACTACGTCGACAGTGACGTACTGGAGACGACACTCGCCGCCGAGGCCGACCTGGACGTGCGGGGTGCCCGGAGCGTGACGCTCGACCCGGCGCGGGCCAGGCCGGTGACGGCTACTGTCGACGGGGTGCCCACCACGCCCACCCGGACTGACTTCACAAACGTCCAGACCGCGGCGAACGGCCTGTCCTGGTGGCACCAGATCAGCGGGTACGGGACCAAGACGACGGTCCGCACCACCGCACTGGCGAAGCCCACCGTCGGCTCCCGGCGCACCTGGGCGGCAGTCAACCTGGACTCGCCGGCCGGCACCGCCAAGCCGTACCGCTACAACCTGGTGCACGAGTACGCGGGTGGCGTACCGGCCGACCCCGCCTTCCGCGTGAACAAGGCCGAGCAGGCGAAGCTGGCCCGGATCGACGAGCGGTTCCACCAGACGGACTCGCCGGAGATGTTCACCCAGCTGATCCGTACCGGCACGACCCGCGACGGGGTGTGGGTGACCCAGACCCACGAGGGGAACCTGCCGCCGTACCGGACCGACTACCTCTCGCCCGACATCCTCTGGGCCGACCAGGGCGGCTACGGCGGGCTGGCCGCGGACGAGGCACCCCGCAGCTACCGGCCGGGTAGCCGGCAGAGCAAGATCTGGGCGCGTCAGCCCCTGCACTCCGACTGGTACGACGACCCGGCCGGTGCCGACTGGAGCTGCGCCACCGCGCCGTCGCGGACCCGGGGCAACCTGCACCTCGACCTGGTGTCGCTGACCGACCAGCACCAGCGGGCCGACTGCCTGCAGGGCGAGGCGATCGGCGTGAAGCGCAAGCTGTCGCTGTACCGCAACGGCAAGCTGGTCGACGAGCGGTCCGGCCCGTTCGGCGACTTCACCGTCCCGCAGTCGATGGCCGACTACCGGGTGACCCTCGACGTCGACACGAGCCTGATCCTGCCGATCTCGACGAAGGTCAACACCTCGTGGACGTTCCGGTCCGCCGGCCCGGACGGGACCGGGAGCGTGCCGTTGCCGCTGCTCGCTGTCGACTACGCCCTGCCGATGGACCACGACAACCACCCGGTCGACGGCACCGCCGAGCTGGCCGTCCGGCAGGCGCACGGCGTGAAGACGCAGAAGGTGACGTCGTTCCAGGTCTGGACCTCGACGGACGACGGTGCCACCTGGAAGTCGGCCCGGGTCACCGGCAGCGGAGACAGCTACCGGGTCGCGCTGCCGAAGGCCACCTCCGGGCAGGCCGTCTCGCTGCGGGTGAAGGCCGCCGCCAACGGCGGTAGCGGAATCGACCAGACCATCATCCGGGCGTACCACGCCGGCTGA
- a CDS encoding DUF2231 domain-containing protein encodes MFEEFMGIPAHPLLLHAAVVFVPLLALLTVGYAFVPLIRPHTRWVLGLLAVGTPVAALLTKLSGDAFLERMRAANRVTPEFLPTLEAHQEFGDITFWASIGLGVVALALVRLVPPRPAEGARPRLLTPALQVLSLVAAAVTVYYVYRTGDSGAKAVWEGQ; translated from the coding sequence ATGTTCGAGGAGTTCATGGGCATCCCGGCCCACCCTCTGCTGCTGCACGCCGCGGTCGTGTTCGTGCCGTTGCTGGCCCTGCTGACTGTCGGTTACGCGTTCGTCCCGCTGATCCGGCCGCACACCCGGTGGGTGCTGGGGCTGCTCGCCGTGGGTACGCCGGTCGCCGCCCTGCTGACGAAGCTCTCCGGCGACGCCTTCCTCGAGCGGATGCGCGCCGCCAACCGGGTCACCCCCGAGTTCCTCCCGACGCTGGAGGCGCACCAGGAGTTCGGCGACATCACGTTCTGGGCCAGCATCGGGTTGGGGGTTGTGGCCCTGGCACTGGTCCGGCTCGTTCCGCCGCGACCCGCCGAGGGTGCGCGCCCCCGGCTGCTGACCCCGGCGTTGCAGGTGTTGTCGCTGGTGGCCGCCGCCGTCACCGTGTATTACGTGTACCGCACCGGCGACTCGGGGGCGAAGGCGGTCTGGGAGGGCCAGTGA
- a CDS encoding SEC-C domain-containing protein, with the protein MPTRETLTKADLAELRRSALGMADPLGVAADLAEAAEQGRLEDPDDAGDALTLAAEIAEIRARPEAALRYAEQALAAYPSGDDPRAGFARALRARALFRAGGRDDEAMAELAALRQLLVVQPDAPAYVSAALDAGGRSATAETWLSEAVDTVLGDRATAASGPASTAIDPVVDLGPPDAPGVAFFLLQQRHRVRRNLNLPHDRQDDLADRLETQLVRRAGERRDSESDLLFWPRAELDRLLAEHPALSEVYGPDWDAHRGRLETELVRLREVGQAGLGVFGATVSGLTAFAGRRGGDPADAAVRAGYAAEVSARPSARIAWPPERNDACWCGSGLKYKKDCLPRSRS; encoded by the coding sequence GTGCCGACGAGAGAGACACTCACCAAGGCTGACCTCGCCGAACTTCGCCGCTCGGCGCTCGGGATGGCCGATCCGCTCGGCGTCGCCGCCGATCTCGCGGAGGCCGCCGAGCAGGGCCGGCTGGAGGATCCGGACGACGCCGGCGACGCGCTGACGCTGGCCGCCGAGATCGCGGAGATCCGCGCCAGGCCCGAGGCGGCGCTGCGGTACGCGGAGCAGGCCCTGGCGGCGTACCCGTCCGGAGATGACCCTCGGGCCGGGTTCGCCCGCGCGCTGCGGGCCCGCGCGCTGTTCCGGGCCGGCGGTCGCGACGACGAGGCGATGGCGGAGTTGGCCGCGTTGCGCCAGTTGCTGGTCGTGCAGCCCGACGCGCCCGCCTACGTCAGTGCCGCGCTGGACGCCGGTGGGCGTTCGGCGACCGCCGAGACGTGGCTGAGCGAGGCGGTCGACACAGTGCTCGGCGACCGCGCGACCGCCGCGTCCGGGCCGGCCAGCACCGCGATCGACCCGGTGGTCGATCTCGGTCCGCCGGACGCTCCAGGTGTCGCGTTCTTCCTGTTGCAACAGCGGCATCGGGTACGCCGGAATCTGAACCTGCCGCACGACCGGCAGGACGACCTGGCGGACCGGCTGGAAACCCAGCTCGTGCGTCGGGCCGGGGAGCGTAGGGACTCCGAGTCGGATCTGCTCTTCTGGCCGCGGGCCGAGCTCGATCGTCTGCTCGCCGAGCATCCCGCCCTCAGCGAGGTGTACGGGCCGGACTGGGACGCGCACCGGGGCCGGTTGGAGACGGAGTTGGTTCGGCTCAGGGAGGTCGGTCAGGCCGGGTTGGGCGTGTTCGGCGCGACAGTCTCCGGGTTGACAGCGTTCGCCGGTCGGCGTGGCGGCGATCCGGCCGACGCGGCGGTGCGGGCGGGCTACGCGGCCGAGGTGTCGGCGCGGCCCAGCGCACGGATCGCCTGGCCGCCGGAGCGCAACGACGCCTGCTGGTGCGGTTCGGGCCTCAAGTACAAGAAGGACTGCCTGCCGCGCTCGCGGAGCTGA
- a CDS encoding LysE family translocator, whose protein sequence is MRGVAVLGFLLAVAPITATPGTSLTLVVSRVATGGRRQGWWVILGTVTGLYVHATLAAVGLAALVLRSSQAFWVVKLVGAGYLVGLGLWMLWSASRRRVGAGRRPTVSARRLPWRVDHPYLQGLLGNVLNPKAAAIYLTLAPQFLEPGRPVLVPMLLLATAHGAMNTCWLAGWTVVSGAAARLLRSASVRRALDRLTGVLLVGLGVRAAAT, encoded by the coding sequence GTGCGCGGGGTCGCGGTGCTCGGCTTCCTGCTCGCCGTCGCGCCGATTACCGCCACGCCGGGCACGAGCCTGACCCTTGTCGTCTCGCGGGTCGCCACCGGCGGGCGACGGCAGGGCTGGTGGGTGATCCTGGGTACGGTGACCGGGCTCTACGTTCACGCCACGCTGGCCGCTGTCGGCCTGGCCGCGCTGGTGCTGCGCTCGTCGCAGGCGTTCTGGGTGGTCAAGCTGGTCGGGGCCGGTTATCTGGTCGGGCTCGGGCTCTGGATGCTCTGGTCCGCGTCGCGCCGTCGCGTGGGGGCGGGACGGCGACCGACGGTTTCCGCCCGAAGGCTGCCCTGGCGCGTGGACCACCCGTACCTGCAAGGGTTGCTCGGCAACGTGCTGAACCCCAAGGCCGCCGCCATCTACCTCACGTTGGCGCCGCAGTTCCTCGAACCGGGCCGACCGGTGCTGGTGCCGATGTTGCTCCTCGCCACGGCGCACGGCGCGATGAACACCTGTTGGCTCGCCGGCTGGACCGTCGTCTCCGGTGCCGCCGCCCGGTTGCTGCGCAGCGCATCGGTGCGACGAGCGCTCGATCGGCTGACCGGCGTGCTCCTGGTCGGCCTCGGCGTACGTGCGGCGGCGACCTGA